From Actinosynnema mirum DSM 43827, a single genomic window includes:
- a CDS encoding SAF domain-containing protein, protein MIHSHAVRDRQPVRIALTGANGGYGRTLLAQLRSTPELVPALLVEPDADGMRRTLAELGLDAGAITDGSDVDWSGVDVLIEASGKVAAGTGYATAALEHGVHVVMVSKEVDTVAGVALAARAAEAGLRYLPGDGDQPANLLRLLDWVTATGLEVVAIGKSGEYDLVLDPATGVVTQAGATVHAPGLVDLLDLGADPRETLARRAELVASLKRSAAADLCEMTVVATRCGAVPDREDLHYPVARVTELADVYAAREHGGLLGRPGVIDVFSALRLPDEASFAGGVFAVVRTGDPVTWELLRGKGHVVSRDGRYACLYWPYHAMGVETPLTVHAAVDGTGPAHAPSPSVLLAARTATALDAGTAFRVAGHHHEIDGVTPVMVAPEPGAAPYYLLDGARLRRPVAAGELVRLADLEGVAPGPLDAHLFAQAQVAAAATEGAPA, encoded by the coding sequence GTGATCCACTCCCACGCCGTCCGGGACCGGCAACCGGTCAGGATCGCGCTGACCGGCGCGAACGGTGGTTACGGCCGCACGCTGCTGGCGCAGCTGCGGAGCACGCCCGAGCTGGTCCCCGCCCTGCTCGTCGAGCCCGACGCCGACGGGATGCGCCGCACCCTGGCCGAGCTGGGGCTCGACGCCGGTGCGATAACCGACGGGTCCGACGTCGACTGGTCGGGGGTCGACGTGCTCATCGAGGCCAGCGGGAAGGTCGCCGCGGGCACCGGCTACGCCACCGCCGCGCTGGAGCACGGCGTGCACGTGGTCATGGTCAGCAAGGAGGTCGACACCGTCGCGGGCGTCGCGCTCGCCGCCAGGGCCGCCGAGGCCGGGCTGCGCTACCTGCCCGGCGACGGCGACCAGCCCGCCAACCTGCTGCGCCTGCTCGACTGGGTGACCGCGACCGGCCTCGAGGTCGTCGCGATCGGCAAGTCCGGCGAGTACGACCTGGTCCTCGACCCGGCCACCGGCGTCGTCACCCAGGCCGGGGCCACCGTCCACGCGCCGGGCCTGGTCGACCTGCTCGACCTCGGCGCCGACCCGCGCGAGACCCTGGCCCGCCGCGCCGAGCTGGTCGCCTCCCTCAAGCGCTCGGCCGCCGCCGACCTGTGCGAGATGACCGTCGTCGCCACCCGCTGCGGGGCCGTCCCCGACCGCGAGGACCTGCACTACCCGGTCGCCCGCGTCACCGAGCTGGCCGACGTCTACGCCGCCCGCGAGCACGGCGGCCTCCTGGGGCGCCCCGGGGTGATCGATGTCTTCTCCGCGCTGCGCCTGCCCGACGAGGCCAGCTTCGCGGGCGGGGTGTTCGCGGTGGTGCGCACCGGCGACCCGGTCACCTGGGAGCTGCTGCGCGGCAAGGGCCACGTGGTCAGCCGCGACGGCCGCTACGCCTGCCTGTACTGGCCGTACCACGCGATGGGCGTGGAGACCCCGCTGACCGTGCACGCCGCCGTCGACGGCACCGGACCCGCGCACGCGCCCAGCCCGTCGGTGCTGCTCGCGGCCAGGACCGCGACCGCGCTCGACGCGGGCACGGCGTTCCGGGTCGCCGGGCACCACCACGAGATCGACGGCGTCACCCCGGTCATGGTCGCCCCCGAGCCGGGCGCGGCCCCGTACTACCTGCTCGACGGCGCGCGGCTGCGCAGGCCCGTCGCGGCGGGCGAGCTGGTGCGCCTCGCCGACCTGGAGGGCGTCGCCCCCGGACCGCTCGACGCCCACCTGTTCGCGCAGGCCCAGGTCGCGGCGGCGGCGACCGAGGGAGCCCCGGCGTGA
- the otnK gene encoding 3-oxo-tetronate kinase, with amino-acid sequence MLGAIADDFTGATDLAIMLRRNGHRVAVAIEDHDPGERVRAGLDALVIALKSRTAPVAEAVAATRAAHERLLDWGARRVYVKYCSTFDSTDEGNIGPVLDAVADRAGAERVVVVPSLPANGRTVHEGLLHVNGQLLEHSPLRHHPLTPMTRSRVADLLRPQTRHEVAELHLDVVRSGRDALRAALDATAARYVVVDAVDDADLAVIGAAVAGDAVVSGGSGLALGLPDPHGDTDGWTAPASGRRAVLCGSASTATRRQVADAAGRAQPVLRVDPVAAVRTPDLEVDRIAAWAVQQPADSTPVIHTTADAADLVPEVDGLPAAPAVETVLAGVARRLVVSGVRHLLVAGGETSGAVVRALGVGVLRVGPEIAPGICWAAAAAATGGDGDDGGHEVALALKSGNFGPDDLFTSAWDRLA; translated from the coding sequence ATGCTGGGAGCCATCGCCGACGACTTCACCGGCGCGACAGACCTCGCGATCATGTTGCGCCGCAACGGACACCGGGTCGCGGTCGCGATCGAGGACCACGACCCCGGCGAGCGGGTCCGAGCCGGGCTCGACGCGCTCGTCATCGCGCTCAAGTCCCGCACCGCCCCCGTCGCGGAGGCCGTCGCCGCCACCCGCGCCGCCCACGAGCGGCTGCTCGACTGGGGCGCGCGGCGGGTGTACGTGAAGTACTGCTCGACCTTCGACTCCACCGACGAGGGCAACATCGGCCCCGTGCTGGACGCGGTGGCCGACCGGGCGGGCGCGGAGCGGGTGGTGGTCGTGCCGTCGCTGCCCGCCAACGGTCGCACGGTCCACGAGGGCCTGCTGCACGTGAACGGGCAGCTGCTGGAGCACTCCCCCCTGCGCCACCACCCGCTCACCCCCATGACCCGCTCGCGGGTCGCCGACCTGCTGCGCCCGCAGACCCGGCACGAGGTGGCCGAGCTGCACCTGGACGTGGTGCGCTCCGGCCGCGACGCCCTGCGCGCCGCGCTGGACGCCACCGCCGCCCGGTACGTGGTCGTGGACGCGGTCGACGACGCCGACCTGGCCGTGATCGGCGCGGCGGTCGCCGGGGACGCCGTGGTCAGCGGCGGTTCCGGGCTCGCGCTCGGCCTGCCCGACCCGCACGGCGACACCGACGGGTGGACCGCCCCCGCGAGCGGACGCCGGGCCGTGCTGTGCGGCAGCGCCTCCACCGCGACCCGCCGCCAGGTCGCCGACGCCGCGGGCCGTGCCCAGCCGGTGCTGCGCGTGGACCCCGTGGCCGCCGTGCGCACCCCGGACCTCGAAGTCGACCGGATCGCCGCGTGGGCCGTCCAGCAACCCGCGGACTCGACGCCCGTCATCCACACCACCGCCGACGCGGCCGACCTGGTCCCCGAGGTCGACGGCCTGCCCGCCGCCCCGGCCGTCGAGACCGTGCTGGCCGGGGTCGCGCGGCGCCTGGTCGTGTCGGGCGTGCGGCACCTGCTCGTCGCGGGCGGCGAGACCAGCGGCGCGGTCGTGCGCGCCCTGGGGGTGGGCGTGCTGCGCGTGGGCCCCGAGATCGCCCCCGGCATCTGCTGGGCCGCCGCCGCCGCCGCCACCGGCGGTGACGGTGACGACGGCGGGCACGAGGTCGCGCTCGCGCTCAAGAGCGGCAACTTCGGCCCCGACGACCTGTTCACCTCGGCCTGGGACCGGCTCGCGTGA
- a CDS encoding class II aldolase/adducin family protein, with translation MSAVEQLAEAGARVVEAGLSPGSSGNISVLDGDRVLLSGTGVPLGELGPEDVAVLDLDGAHLGGARPSKEWPLHVAFYRRSPEHRAVVHVHSPSAVAVACLEPWAGHSAVPPLTPYFVMRVGQTPLLPYRAPGDPGLGSDLLECPWELRAALLANHGSVVAGAGLAEAVDRAVELEEACRITLLTSGLARRELDATAIAELSRRWSSPWGGRADLRRGVD, from the coding sequence GTGAGCGCGGTCGAGCAGCTCGCCGAGGCGGGCGCGCGCGTGGTCGAGGCCGGGCTCAGCCCCGGCAGCAGCGGCAACATCAGCGTCCTGGACGGCGACCGCGTGCTGCTCAGCGGCACCGGCGTGCCCCTGGGCGAGCTGGGCCCCGAGGACGTCGCCGTGCTCGACCTGGACGGTGCCCACCTGGGTGGCGCGCGTCCCTCGAAGGAGTGGCCGCTGCACGTCGCGTTCTACCGCCGCTCCCCCGAGCACCGCGCGGTCGTGCACGTGCACTCCCCGTCCGCCGTCGCCGTGGCCTGCCTGGAGCCGTGGGCCGGGCACAGCGCCGTCCCGCCGCTCACCCCGTACTTCGTGATGCGCGTCGGCCAGACCCCGCTGCTGCCCTACCGCGCCCCCGGCGACCCCGGACTCGGCTCGGACCTGCTGGAGTGCCCGTGGGAGCTGCGCGCGGCGCTGCTGGCCAACCACGGTTCGGTCGTCGCGGGCGCGGGGCTGGCGGAGGCGGTGGACCGGGCCGTGGAACTGGAGGAGGCCTGCCGCATTACCCTGCTGACCAGCGGACTGGCCCGCAGGGAGCTCGACGCGACCGCGATCGCCGAGCTGTCGCGGCGCTGGTCGAGCCCGTGGGGCGGGCGCGCGGACCTTCGACGAGGAGTTGACTGA
- a CDS encoding DeoR/GlpR family DNA-binding transcription regulator: MAPLIPEQRRQEILRRLRQAQVLSYHQLTELIGVSHMTIRRDIAALEKLGSVEVTPGGAKIATRLLREPDRAEKTGSDRAAKTAMARAAAAMVTDSMTVYLDAGTTVQAMRPFLDGARDLTVVSNDLATVADFCDHPGVDLICLGGRVEVSNQSTVGRLATLALRELSLDVAFLSSSSWDVEHGVSTPVEAKVDVKRAALAAATTSVLVAGSAKYGRFARYRALRLDEIDTIVTDDELPDEAAARVGATGVTLVRAGVGAEAGGPTGDAAEAADATEAGGAAG, from the coding sequence ATGGCGCCGCTCATCCCGGAGCAGCGACGGCAGGAGATCCTGCGCAGGCTCAGGCAGGCGCAGGTGCTCAGCTACCACCAGCTCACCGAGCTCATCGGCGTCAGCCACATGACCATCCGCAGGGACATCGCCGCGCTGGAGAAGCTGGGCAGCGTCGAGGTCACCCCCGGCGGCGCGAAGATCGCCACCAGGCTGCTGCGCGAACCGGACCGGGCCGAGAAGACCGGCTCCGACCGGGCGGCGAAGACCGCGATGGCCCGCGCCGCCGCCGCCATGGTCACCGACTCGATGACGGTGTACCTGGACGCCGGGACCACGGTGCAGGCCATGCGGCCGTTCCTGGACGGCGCGCGGGACCTGACCGTGGTCAGCAACGACCTGGCGACCGTGGCCGACTTCTGCGACCACCCCGGCGTCGACCTGATCTGCCTGGGCGGGCGGGTGGAGGTGTCGAACCAGTCCACGGTCGGGCGGCTCGCGACGCTGGCGCTGCGGGAGCTGTCGCTGGACGTGGCGTTCCTGTCGTCGAGCTCGTGGGACGTGGAGCACGGGGTGAGCACGCCGGTGGAGGCGAAGGTCGACGTGAAGCGGGCGGCGCTGGCCGCGGCGACGACGTCGGTGCTGGTGGCGGGGAGCGCGAAGTACGGGCGGTTCGCGCGGTACCGGGCGCTGCGGCTGGACGAGATCGACACGATCGTGACGGACGACGAGCTGCCCGACGAGGCGGCGGCGCGGGTCGGGGCGACCGGGGTGACGCTGGTGCGGGCGGGGGTCGGCGCGGAGGCCGGTGGTCCGACTGGTGACGCCGCCGAGGCTGCCGACGCGACGGAGGCCGGTGGCGCGGCGGGCTAG
- a CDS encoding bifunctional DNA primase/polymerase encodes MSGVRVALAAVERGWPVIPLRPGGKAPVLRDWDRRATADPDRVRAWWARAPFNVGIACRGAGLLVVDLDVPGGREVFEGLGSSPVTYRVGTPSGGEHRYFRAPPVRLGNSAGRLGPRVDTRGVGGYVVAAGSAVRGVRYRVLCDEPVAPAPEWLVAALAPAPRSPVAPAVNPSSRRVRAYRDAVVAGEVERVRGALPGTRAHVVFTAACRLGELVGAGWLGERQAEELLLDAASTHVGVDGWTEREAARHVRNGVVAGSRRPRVIPEQRRG; translated from the coding sequence GTGTCCGGTGTGCGGGTGGCGCTGGCCGCGGTGGAGCGGGGGTGGCCGGTGATCCCGCTGCGGCCCGGCGGGAAGGCGCCCGTCCTGCGGGACTGGGACCGGCGGGCCACCGCCGACCCCGACCGGGTGCGCGCCTGGTGGGCCCGTGCGCCGTTCAACGTCGGCATCGCCTGCCGGGGGGCCGGGCTGCTCGTGGTCGACTTGGACGTCCCCGGCGGTCGCGAGGTGTTCGAGGGGCTCGGGTCCAGCCCGGTCACCTACCGGGTCGGCACGCCCAGCGGCGGCGAGCACCGGTACTTCCGGGCCCCGCCCGTCCGGCTCGGCAACTCCGCGGGGAGGCTCGGTCCGCGCGTCGACACCCGCGGCGTCGGCGGGTACGTGGTCGCGGCCGGGTCCGCGGTGCGGGGCGTCCGGTACCGGGTGCTGTGCGACGAGCCGGTGGCCCCCGCGCCCGAGTGGCTGGTCGCCGCCCTCGCGCCCGCGCCCCGGTCGCCCGTCGCGCCTGCGGTGAACCCCTCGTCGCGGCGGGTCCGGGCCTACCGGGACGCGGTGGTGGCGGGGGAGGTGGAGCGGGTGCGCGGGGCGCTGCCGGGAACCCGCGCGCACGTCGTGTTCACCGCCGCGTGCAGGCTCGGCGAACTGGTCGGCGCGGGCTGGCTGGGGGAGCGGCAGGCCGAGGAGCTGCTCCTGGACGCCGCGTCGACGCACGTCGGAGTCGACGGCTGGACCGAGCGCGAGGCGGCCCGGCACGTGCGCAACGGCGTGGTGGCGGGCTCCCGGCGGCCACGGGTGATCCCGGAGCAGCGGCGCGGCTAG
- a CDS encoding phosphotransferase — translation MKLLASGRDADVYALDANRVLRRYRRGGDAAAEAELMGHVARHAFPVPEVYQAKGPNLVMERLSGRTLQAALRAGDAEPGLAGRLLADLHARLHRVPGRQGDKAQRVLHLDLRPETVVLTPKGPVVVDWTRAGEGLPDLDVAATAVALGQVAVGGQAGDAALARAVLPVFLAAAGGNPVRLVEQALALRGADPNLTVRESVDLSEAAALVRRT, via the coding sequence GTGAAGCTGCTCGCTTCCGGGCGCGACGCGGACGTGTACGCGCTCGACGCCAACCGGGTGCTGCGCCGGTACCGGCGGGGCGGTGACGCCGCCGCCGAGGCGGAGCTGATGGGGCACGTGGCGCGGCACGCGTTCCCGGTGCCCGAGGTGTACCAGGCCAAGGGGCCGAACCTGGTGATGGAGCGGCTGTCCGGGCGGACGCTGCAGGCGGCGCTGCGGGCGGGCGACGCGGAGCCGGGGCTGGCGGGGCGGTTGCTGGCGGACCTGCACGCGCGGCTGCACCGGGTGCCGGGGCGGCAGGGGGACAAGGCGCAGCGGGTGCTGCACCTGGACCTGCGGCCGGAGACCGTGGTGCTCACGCCCAAGGGGCCGGTGGTGGTCGACTGGACGCGCGCGGGGGAGGGGCTGCCCGACCTGGACGTGGCGGCGACCGCGGTGGCGCTGGGGCAGGTCGCGGTGGGCGGGCAGGCGGGGGACGCGGCGCTGGCGCGCGCGGTGCTGCCGGTGTTCCTGGCGGCGGCCGGGGGGAACCCGGTGCGGCTGGTGGAGCAGGCGCTGGCGCTGCGGGGGGCTGACCCGAACCTGACGGTGCGGGAGTCGGTGGATCTGAGCGAGGCCGCCGCGCTGGTGCGGCGGACCTGA